The DNA window atatgtttataagaaaGCACTTTAGGTTGAAACCTTAATTAATGATTACCTAAAAAACTTAAttgtattcatgttttatatgagtgtgtgtatatatataattattagatttttatatatatatatatatatatatatatatatatatatatatatatatatatatatatatatatatatattattagattgattagacattttaaagtgcaaatagttcactgaaaaatgttctgtcatcatatactcaccttTGTTATGTAACTCCCCTTCTCTGTAGCACAAAAGAGTAGTTGTAAATATTTTCGTAAATAACATGCTCTATTTTGTTCTATACATTGAAAGCATATAGTGATGTGATCAggagctgtcaagctccaaaaaggcaCCAAATGATTCATATGCTATATTCCACATCATCCGTACCTATATGATAACTTTGTGTGAAGAGACTAACGTTGATGTGTGAAGTGCGTCttgaaaatgtactgtacataaaagCATCCCTAATTTGGAATGACTTGATGACAAGTAAACAATTGCATAATTTTCCCAGTTAATTTTGTGATTTATCTCTTTGattatgtgtgcgtgtgcatgtttTTCTGTAATCTACGTTTAGATGTGTAAATTAACATGATGTATTCCTCTTCAACATAATGGAAGCGCATGTGACTCGCTTGTCACTTTTGACTCAGTATTGTTTTTGACTAGTTTGATTGACCTAACTCCTCGTGTGCAGCTGAACTGCCATAATTGTGGTTAAATTGATGCAAAACAACTTCATAAGAGTGGCCTATGTCCTATGTTTCTCTTATTTTTCTTATGCTAAAACTTTGTTGTTGATGTTAAGAGGATCAAGACAAAATTTGGGGCTTTAGTAGATTTGGAAGAAGTAAAGGAATAAGCTTCCCTATAGTTTGTTAATGTGACTAGTCATTTGATTTAGGTCTAACATCTTTACGTTTCCTCCTTTCATGCTGCCATGAAGGGAAGTGAAAAGGTTTGTTCACCTTTAGCTTTGTAAAATCCATCTGAAGAGGACTGAGTCAAATGTAATATCTAATAATCTAATAAATTTGCACTTTTGTTCTCAGATGGGTCGAGATCTCCAGCAATATCAGAGCCAAGCCAAACAGCTCTTCCGCAAATTAAATGAACAGAGTCCAAACCGATGCACCTTAGAGGCTGGATCAATGGCTTTTCAGTAAGTGTACGGTACACTACagctaataaaataattgatcacAAGAAGGTTTGTTAACTGATTTCATGGTCACTGTACTTTTTATTTCTagtttttaacacaaaaatatgtaataGCTGAAACGCATGGCTAATAAAAAATGTCTTCTCACCTCTTTTCAAAGCTATGTCATAGAGAAAGGCGTTTGCTATCTGGTGCTCTGTGAGGCCGGGTTTCCTAAAAAGCTAGCCTTCGCTTATCTCGAAGATCTGCAGGCAGAGTTTCATGAACAACATGGCAAGAAGGTGCCCACGGTCTCCAGGCCCTACTCCTTCATAGAGTTTGGTAAGAACCCTCACTCTCTCATTAGCTAGATTCATTTACTTCCTGTCAAGAGACAATCTTATAATTCTGCTTTCTTACCTGCCCAAAGATACATATATTCAGAAGACCAAAAAGTCATACATTGACAGCAGAGCACGTAGGAACCTGAGCAACATCAACACAGAGTTACAGGATGTACAGAGAATCATGGTGGCCAACATAGAAGAAGTTCTGCAAAGGGGGGAGGCCTTATCTGGTAAATACTgcttattaactttttttttttctttcacctgTAAAATCTGTTCTTGAGGCATGTAAAAGACAAAATGTATTCAATCAAAGCTGAAGTTCAAAAGCTAGTTTGACTGTCTtaccttatttaaaaaatggaatgtaaattaaaatttaagattCTACAaaataatatgcttatttttatatttttatatttttatatatatatatatatatatatatatatatatatatatatatatatatatatatataataatatgcttatttttatatttttatatttttatatatatatatataaaatctaatttttcagtttttttccttcagttttcagcaatgacatttaaaatgcatttacaatgttacaaaatatttctatttcaaataaatgctgttcttttgaactttctcttcatcaaagaatcctgaaaaaaaaaacaatattaagtaGTGTAGCTGTTTTTAAagttgattataataataaatgtttcttgagcaccaaatcagcatattagaatgatttctgaaggatcatgtgacactgaagactgtagagtaatgactgctgaaaattcagctttgctaacacaggaataaatgacttgcattttaaaaataatatagagatagaaaactgttattttaaatttcacaatattactgttattattaccatattaatcaaatgaatgcagcctcgATAAGCATAAgcagcatctttaaaaaaattaaaaaaaaaaacactgaaaaatcacACTGACCGCAAatattttgaacagaagtgtagaACAGTAGGCCCTTGATCAGTCTCTTTCTTCTAAGGAGTACTTTGCCTGAAAAGGTTGAAAATTCCTGAGCTAAATCTGCAAAATTGAGTACTGTTCTGTATATTTGAGGTTTCTTCTATTTATTTCTTCATGCTTTTTTCTCAGCATTGGACTCAAAGGCCAGCAACTTGTCCAGCCTGTCCAAGAAATACAGAAGTGATGCTAAGTACCTGAACACTCGCTCCACATATGCTAAGCTAGCTGCGGGTGGAGTCTTCTTCATCATGCTGATCGTGTACATACGCTTCTGGTGGCTGTGAGGTGTGGGATGTATGGAGGGAAGTGGAGCTCTTGAGAAAGTTACAGGTGAAAAGCAGACAGACTCTCAAATGATGACAAGTTCAACATTTGTGTTTTAAGGCCACAGCTTGTTCTTAAAGACTGTTGGATCCAGCATTTTCCCTCCTAATAAGCTGTCAAGTCCCTAACCTGATCATCGCCGGTATCTGTTTTATGAACTACACAGAAATTTGTCTGCCATGTTTGAAGTGTGAATGAAAGAGAGAATGAAAGTGGGTTTCCctgtatactgtatgtctttGTGAAATCCCTCAGTTCATGGAAATTAATCTTgtatactgtaaaacagtaaacCATAGAGCAGCAGTGCATCCCAAAAAGCTGAATTGATAATTCATTAACATTGTGGGTTGGATCAGTTCCACTGACCACTTATTAATGCTCCTCATGCTATGGACGTTAGGTAAGGTTTACTTCCAGCCAGGGGAGTAAACGTAAAGCTTGTGGGGCGGCTGTATTAGTAAAGATTTGGTCCCCCCAGTTATCTgcacaaaattaataattgtacTGACTGCCCAGTCAGGCTCCTATATATAAACCAGGTATTCAAGAATTTGTCTCATATCTCTAAAAGCCAAATGAAATGAAGTGGTTTATTAAGTCTTAGTTAGAATTTGTCTTAAATGTACATGTCTCATTAAGACCCAACAGACATTTTGgaactttcatttattttctcagtGCTAAAGTTGCCCAACAAAAAGCAATTTCACTGCAGCGAGGAGATTTGCGGTCATGTCCAGTTACTCAATCCAGACCAAATCGTTGAAACTTGTGTCTGGGGAGAGTGGTGgcctaccatttttttttttttttttcaagaagcaGAGATTTGGGTCAAATGCAATCCGGTGCAgtttagaactatatatatatatttgtatctgTGTTCCTGCCTCTTGCATGGTTGCAGATGTGATATCTGACCTGGGTTCCTACAGCTTTCTCTTTCAGTGCTTACGTTAATCTGTGTTTTACATGCATTGAAGAGTTAAACCCACAGTAACCAACCAGACGCAACAACAGGATGAGGCTAAAATGCTCATCAGAAGAGAGTTTGTTCATCTCACCAAatctacagtataaataaattgattcaaactcagtttttatttgtctttcattctgtttttacAGTTCACACTTTACTGGTATGTGTCTCATTACAAGGTCACCATCAATCTTACCTACAAAAATGGTATCACTGGCCTGTGGCTTTTTGGGTTTTTCATTACCAAAGCAGGCCattctttttatgtcatttcacaTGAAGCCTATGTTTATTCTAGCTCATTAGAATTACAGTTGAAGAGCATGACCTGATAAACCTGAATTTCTAACATGACATCCCTAACAAGTTACTTAAATCTCAAAAAGTCTGGGGGACATTTCCTGGCAGACTGGCTTGCTGTGAAAGGCATTACATTTGTTCCATTTATGTAGGTGAATTCAAATGAAGCccattcaaaagtatttttttgaaaTAGCCACCTTACATCAATCTAAACAAtagtcaattttatttattgactgaATACTGGCATGCCACGGCGATGTGTTCTCAGTCCATCGTGAATACcatcatcaagtttgctgatGATGCCACCATAAGACTGATATGTGACAATAGTGAGCATTTGACAGAATGGTACTATCACAATAATGTGGACCTAAATATCAAGGAAATGATTGTGGACTTAAGGAAATCTAAGTGCACTGAGCACTCTGCATACACAAGAAGGAAGTAGAGAGGGTAGAAAGCTTAAAATTTCTTGGTCTGCAAATCTTGGCTGACCTCACCTGGTCCACATCTCCAACCAGGTGAGGAAGGGCCAACAGAGACTTTATTTTCTTAGGAAGTTGAAACATGCCATTCCCCTTAGAAACCTTGTGACCAACTTCTGTCGGTCAGCGATAGAGAGCCTCCTAACCTACTGCTGCACGGTGTGGTTCAAAAGCTGCATAGAAGAGATCAGGATGGACCTGCAGAGGGGAGAACTGCACAGGAACTCCATTTGAGCAGTGAAAAGATTAtaacttaaacacctctgattgtcattgcgttccagaaatcaacagatgtgtttgtgattggctacattgctcaacccTGCAAACACGTTACAAATGGAAACTCGGCGTATGCTTGCAcctgttaatcatttttaattttatattagttctTGTTGCTTTtctgcaatagatgaataacaatttatttgtttttagatattttatgttaagatatttctattttgcgggagtcccgtgaatcattttatttgagTACAGGTCTCTAATCTACACCCTTCATATCTCACGGCTTTTGGACTCCTgtcaaaagataattaaattttttagttttatgaatGTTGCAATATAGGATATTACTTTGGTCACTATCGCTATTGTTACTGGCTAGGAATATGGGCTTGACTCCCGTTGCACATTCATACGTTTTGAAACTTTTGGCCCCGTCTGCCTTCCATACTAATCACAGCAAATATAGACATGACAGTTTCCATGACACAGAGTCCATCCCCCACTCAAAGTGTCGGCCAGGGACAGTCTGAATGGCAGGACTGTGTAATGATAGGCCACTTCCTCAAATGCAAATCTCAAGAACtgtctgtgatggggggctatctggatgtgaaagtaactGTCTTTAACATCCACTGACAGAAACCAGTCCTCGGGACATACTTGCTCAAGGATCTATTTCAAAGTAATGAACGGCCATCTCATAAGTGAGTGGTTCAGATGCCTGAGATGGGTCTGAGCCCACCATCTTTTTTTGGGAATGAGTAAAAAATGGCTATAAAAACCTGACTCGCTGTTCActagagcagtgcttcccaaacctgtcctggaggcccccttgccctgcaccttttgtatgtctcccttatctaacacacctgattccactcatcagctcattagtagagactgcaagaactaaattggatgtgtctgattagggagatatacaaaatgtgcagggcagggggtcctccaggacaatattttttttaaagaatagaattaaaatagtgagtgctaaagttagagggtcaaataaagatggaagagatgtgttttaagccaattcttgaagatggctataaactcagctgctcggattgagttgggcaggtcattccaccaggagggaacatttaatttagaagcccataaaagtgactttgtgcttttttgggatgacacaatcaagcgacgttcacttgcagaacgcaagcttctagagggcacataagtctgattTTATGAGTTTGGTTAGGGGTGTGCTGATccaacatcaatgccttgaattttatgcaagtagCTATTGATAAACaaaggtgtgacgtgtattcttttcggctcattaaaaattaatcttgctgctgtgttctggattaattgtaaaggtttgatagaactggctggaagacctgtcaagagagcattgcaatagtccagcctggacagaacaagagcttgaacaaggagttgtgcagcatgttctgaaagaaagggcctgatcagtgcagtgtttcccaatcctggtcctggagaaccctcaacactgcacatttttgttttctcttatttGACACATACATTTGAGGGCTGCATCCGAAatttgaaaaatgctgccttcggaggatgcaTTTCAAGGTaagaaggcatcaaggcacgtccgaattcattgttagtttcagttcctgtctcctgagatgccttcatctggccgatttttgaaggcagcatagatgtatccttcgctgcctttgatagcccacaatcctgtgcgttccactctgtgacagttaagccaaaaaataaagatggcgtctgaaagttgcggtcggtgctcagtttgtgtgtaaatgtatgtttttgttcaacgtttttcactttttatgtcatttctagcgagaaattaatattgcagtaatgaaatatccacttagttatcgccaaggctctctatattttgctgtagatcattaaaccattactctgcctcagaagcctgtccaaaatcagtttcatgagatGCCTTcttgcaaaaacgctgcctgcaaagtcattgcctgatatgGCAGGGAGGCAGCAAGTCatctgcctaagttttcggatgcagccgaggttgaatcaggtgtgtttgaatagggagacatctaaaaggtgcagtgttgggggttctccaggaccgggattgggaaccactggatcAGCATATAGTAAATAAGGCAAGGGTGTTGAGTtacattcaagctattttaaggcatgaaaaaattattttcacaaaaaaaaaaaaaaaacatttaaatatgtcattttgatgaTCAAAGATAAGTTTTAAaggataaaatatttgaatacagGGGGACTTTAAGTAAGTCTTATTCAGACTTAgttctgtttttcaaatatatctctgccaaatattgtcctattctaacaaaccatatcaatggaaagcttatttattcagctttcatgtgatgtataaatctcaattttggaaaatttacccttatgactggttttgtggtccagggtcacatatgctaaGCTAGCTGCGGGTGGAGTCTTCTTCATCATGCTGATCGTGTACATACGCTTCTGGTGGCTGTGAGGTGTGGGATGTATGTTTGGAATTGTGGCTGTTGAGAAAGTTACAGGTGAAAAGCAGACGGACTCTCAAATGATGACAAGTTCAACATTTGTGTTTTAAGGCCACAGCTTGTTCTTAAAGACTGTCAGAACTGGCACTTTTTATCCTAAGAGGCTGTCGAGTCCCTAACCCGATCATCACTGGAATCTGTTTTATATACTACACAGAAGTTTGTCTGCGTTTGTTTGAGGTGTGAatgaaagagagaatgaaaatgtgttttcctgtatactgtatgtctttGTAAAATCCCATGGAAATTAATCCTATATGCTGTAAAACACCATACCATAGAGCAGCAGTGCATCCCAAACCagtgaattaataattcatcaaCAGAAGTATGTTAATTCAAATTTGTAGTTTTAGCACATTGTGGCTAATATGCTCCTCATGTTATGGATGTGTAAGGCTTCCTTTCAGCCATAGACATAAGATGAGCTTGTTGAGGCAGCTGCATTATTAAAGATTTGGTCCCCCCAATTATCTgcataaaatgaataattgtacTGACCACCCAGTCAGGCTTCTATATAAACCAGGTGTTCAAGAATTCATCTCATATCTTCAAAAAACCAATGAAATGAAGTGGTTTATTAAGTCTTAGTTAGAATTTGTCTTAAATGTACATTCGTGTCACATTAAAACCCAACAGACATTTTGgaactttcatttattttcttggtGCAATAGTTGCCCAACAAAAAGCAATTGCACTGCAGCGAGGAGATTTGCGGTCATGTCCAGTTACTCAATCCAGACCAAATCGTTGAAACTATTGTCGGGGGAGAGTGGTGGCCTACCACTTTTTTCAAGAAGCAGAGATTTGGGTTAAATGCAATCCGCTGCAGTCTAGAACTATATATTTGTatctaaaaaatgtcaaatagtcATAATAATTGTTTCTAATTTTTAGGTCACGTAGTGCATTTCTCCTGACATAAATcatccacaagaaaaaaaataaaaataaaaaaagaagaaaaaaataaagacaggcGTTGCTAATTTAAGCCATCTGGAAGTTTCCGGGAGTTAATATTATTGATTGTATATAGTATCACATCATGTTGGTCCCCATTGGGTTAATGCATGTGAAATAAGCATTTTTAGGACTCAGCGGTTAGGACTCACTggcctgtttttcattttttaattctatttacttgtttattattGGCCTATGCTAGATGTGTAATAGCCGTCTCGTGTTTCGTTGATGTTTCAGTCGTATTTttaagttaaacttttaaaaacgtTTCTCGAGGCTTTATTCTCCGTGTTTCGCGTTTTATTCATAAAGGCATTTTGCGTGAAAGTCTTGCGAATGACTGGATCTCATGTGCgtgtgcattattttaataaaaaaaaaatactcttctCTTTTTTATGTGCAAACCGTTTCTGATGAAGAATGAGTTTTTAAAGTGCTCCATGTCTGCTGTTTTTCCATGCACAAGCACCAGAGTGCGCCCAACTGCAGTTTATAAACCCTGAGATACAAAACTTCTCCTAATCTTCCTGTTCTCGGCCCGGGACTCTAATTGTCTTCCGTTATTCTGCAGTTTTCAGCAAGATGGGAACCGAAAAATAGAGCTGATTTTAGAGACTAGATGCAAGAAAAGGtgttaaccattttttttttttttgcagagacaACGAAACGCTGACGTTCGTGGCCCGTTATGTCTGCGTGTTTGCAGGAAGTGGGCACAACCGAAAAGAGAAGCTGCCACGGTAGCGTGCATCACCAACCACAATGCTCAAAGTCAGTCAACTCTtcaccccttcatttttttctttgcagaggGGGAAGTGAGAGTTTGCTAGGGCTGACCTGCTGATACACACTGCCAGGCCTTGAACtatgctggattttttttttttttttttttttttttttgtagtaacaaATGAATAGATTAGAAGCGTGGGCATTAGATTCGTGGATGCATTTTTAGCAGCAGCTGTCCTTGGAGTTCGCAGAAGATATGCATGTTTAGCAATGTTTTTCATAAACTCTTGATTCACGAGTTCACCCTTACATATAATCTGATtaagc is part of the Cyprinus carpio isolate SPL01 chromosome A8, ASM1834038v1, whole genome shotgun sequence genome and encodes:
- the LOC109095475 gene encoding vesicle-trafficking protein SEC22b-B isoform X1, whose protein sequence is MVLLTIIARLADGLPLAASMQEDEQGSEKMGRDLQQYQSQAKQLFRKLNEQSPNRCTLEAGSMAFHYVIEKGVCYLVLCEAGFPKKLAFAYLEDLQAEFHEQHGKKVPTVSRPYSFIEFDTYIQKTKKSYIDSRARRNLSNINTELQDVQRIMVANIEEVLQRGEALSALDSKASNLSSLSKKYRSDAKYLNTRSTYAKLAAGGVFFIMLIVYIRFWWL
- the LOC109095475 gene encoding vesicle-trafficking protein SEC22b-B isoform X2, translated to MVLLTIIARLADGLPLAASMQEDEQGSEKMGRDLQQYQSQAKQLFRKLNEQSPNRCTLEAGSMAFHYVIEKGVCYLVLCEAGFPKKLAFAYLEDLQAEFHEQHGKKVPTVSRPYSFIEFDTYIQKTKKSYIDSRARRNLSNINTELQDVQRIMVANIEEVLQRGEALSALDSKASNLSSLSKKYRSDAKYLNTRSTYAKLAAGGVFFIMLIVYIRFWWL
- the LOC109095475 gene encoding vesicle-trafficking protein SEC22b-B isoform X3, which codes for MVLLTIIARLADGLPLAASMQEDEQMGRDLQQYQSQAKQLFRKLNEQSPNRCTLEAGSMAFHYVIEKGVCYLVLCEAGFPKKLAFAYLEDLQAEFHEQHGKKVPTVSRPYSFIEFDTYIQKTKKSYIDSRARRNLSNINTELQDVQRIMVANIEEVLQRGEALSALDSKASNLSSLSKKYRSDAKYLNTRSTYAKLAAGGVFFIMLIVYIRFWWL